TGAGTTTATAACTAATGTATGCGTCAAAGTTAAGGTCAATATAGATATACAGTTGTCATCAATGTTGATGAAATGCTATGTCATCAATAATAGCTACACTGAAAATCAAGCACTTACGAAATTTACTTTAGATATTAAGCTGCCAGATAGTACCTGATAGCCAGCGAGTAGATGGAAGAGTTACTACCAAATTAAAGGAAAGGAGGAAGATTACGTTAACACAGCAATGAAATTGCTAACTAGAAAATTATACCAAACAAAGAGAAAAATAGTAAGAATAATTGACTAAATCACCGGAAAATAGAGTATCTTTTTAAAATACCTGCTCGGCTACCCGGCGTACCATCTCCGACTTGCTCATGGTATAAAAATGCAAACAGGGCACTCCAGCGGCTTTCAATTCCTGGCACTGCTGTACGCACCATTCAATACCTACTTCGCGAGCTTGCTTGTTGTCTTTACATTTTGCCACTTCTTTCCGTAAAGCTTCAGGAATATCCAGGAAGAAGTACTTAGGTAGTGCAGTAAGGTGCTTGATAGTTACTAGCGGTTTTAATCCGGGGATAATGGGCACATCAATACCATTGGCACGACACAATTCAACAAAATTGAAATACACTTGGTTGTCGAAAAACATTTGAGTGACGATGAATTCTGCCCCGGCCTCTACCTTATTTTTCAAATACTGTAAATCGGTACCCAAGTTGGGCGACTCGAAGTGCTTTTCGGGATAACCGGCAGCACCAATACAAAAGTTAGTAGGTGTAGCCGAACCCTCATCGTACAAGTACTTACCCTGATTCATTCCGGCAATCTGCTCAATCAATTCATTAGCGTAGCAGTGGCCTTCCGGATGGGGAACAAAGCCTGACTCACTTTTTACTGGGTCGCCCCGCAGCACCAACACATTCTGAATACCTAAAAAGTCCAGATCAATTAGCATATTTTCGGTATCTTCTTGAGAGAACCCTCCGCAAATTACGTGGGGCACAGTATCTACGT
This region of Tunicatimonas pelagia genomic DNA includes:
- the metF gene encoding methylenetetrahydrofolate reductase [NAD(P)H] yields the protein MKVIEHIAKATDTLFTIEILPPKKGEDIQTLFSHIDSLMEFKPAFIDVTYHREEHVYKEMGDGMLKKYVTRKRPGTVGICAAIQNRYNVDTVPHVICGGFSQEDTENMLIDLDFLGIQNVLVLRGDPVKSESGFVPHPEGHCYANELIEQIAGMNQGKYLYDEGSATPTNFCIGAAGYPEKHFESPNLGTDLQYLKNKVEAGAEFIVTQMFFDNQVYFNFVELCRANGIDVPIIPGLKPLVTIKHLTALPKYFFLDIPEALRKEVAKCKDNKQAREVGIEWCVQQCQELKAAGVPCLHFYTMSKSEMVRRVAEQVF